The sequence GCTGTTGCTGCCATGCCTGAGCCAAAGCTAAATGCGTATTTGCTGCCTTCAACCTTTGCAAAAATTTCATCAAATGCTTTTTTGGTTGGGTTGCTACCACGCGAATATGCAAATTCTTGAAAATTTTCAAGATCATCTTGCACAAACGTACTTGCTAAAAAAAACAGGCGGAATGACAGCTTTATTTGGATTATTCTTAGCTTCAATGCCTTTTACGATCAATGTGTCAAGTTTCATAAATTTCCTTTTAAAAATTTGTGAAATCTTACATAATAAAGATTAATCTTCCCCAAACCCACCCAAAACGTAGCTAAATCAGTAAGTGGTAGTAACATTTATTTTTAAAATGCATTTTTTAAATTGCTGGGATAAATTTAAACTTTTGTCCTCTCCCCGCAAGCCTAATAAATTTTTCTTTTTACTCGCCTTTAGCTACATTTTCACCATAAATTTTACTCTACAAGATCAACTTGCCAGTTTGCCTCTTGTAGCTTCATATCTAGCTCTCTGATCTCTTTGGATAGCTCGTCTATTTGCTTTTGAAGCATGGCTACATCAACACTACTTAAAATTTTTATCTCGCTATTTGAGTAAAGATCGACCTTTTGGCTTGCACTTTTGGCAAAATCCCTAAGCACGCTTGCTTTTTGGCTTAGCGTATCTTTTTTAGCGATCATTTCAGTTAGACTCACATTTTCAAATTTTGCACTCGAGTTTGTTAAATTTATAGCCAAGATCAGTCTAAATAGCTCATCGCTTAGCCTATCAAGCTCTTTTAAAAGAAGCTTTGGATCTTCGCTAGGTCTTTCATTTTCTTGCATTTTTGCATTATCAAGCAACCTACCTTTTAGCTGCTCTAAACGTTTTTGTGTATCGGCTCTTAAAATGAGAGCCTGAGCTAATTTCATCATTTTTCCTTTTGAAATATTAAATTGAGAGAAAATTTCAAATTATATTAGTATCTTTTGGGTTATAATTGATTTAAAATTTTATTTTAAGGAAAAGCTATGAAGTACGATTTTGATACACTTATTAGCAGAGATGGCACCAACTCATCGAAGTGGCGAATGAAAAACGATGTTTTGCCAATGTGGGTTGCTGATATGGATTTTAAGGCTGCACCTGAAATTTTAAATGCCCTACAAAAGCGTCTTGATAATGGCGTCTTTGGCTACTCATTTATCCCAAAAGAGTGGAACGAAGCGATTAAAGGCTGGTGGAAAAGGCGTCATGATGTTAGCTTTGAAAACGAGTGGATGTGCTTTTGCACTGGCGTTATACCAGCGATTTCTACTGCTATTAGAAGATTTAGCAATCCAGGGGATCAAATTTTAGTTCAAGCTCCCGTCTATCACGTATTTTTTAACTGCATCAAAAATAATGGTCGTGAAATTTTATCAAACTACCTTGTCTATAAAAATGGCTCTTATGAGATTGACTTTGAAGACCTTGAGGCAAAGCTAGCGCAGCCGCTAACAACTATGATGCTTCTTTGCAATCCTCACAATCCAATAGGAAAAATTTGGGACAAAGAGACGCTTAAAAAAATAGGCGAGCTTTGCTATAAGCATGATGTTTTGGTTATCAGCGATGAGATCCACTGCGACATAACTGATCCTGGGCTAAGCTACGTGCCATTTATCAGCGTTAGCGAAGAGTGCAAAAATAACTCAATCACGTGCATCTCACCTACAAAAGCCTTTAATATCGCAGGACTTCAAAGCTCAGCCATCGTCACGCCAAATGAGCAAATACGTGCCAGAATAAATGCGGCTGTAAATTATGATGAGATAGGTGAAGCAAACGCATTTGCAATAACTGCGACAATAGCGGCATTTAACGATAGCCAAACATGGCTTGATGAGCTTAGAAATTATCTCTTTGAAAACAAAAAAATCGTTATAAATTTCATAAAAGAGCAAAATTTGCCAGTAAAACTTTTGTCATCAAATGCGACTTATCTTTTGTGGCTTGATTGCAGCGCATTTTGCGAGGATTCGAGCGACTTTATGAATTTCTTGCGTGATAAAGCTGGACTATGGCTAAATGACGGCAATGCTTACAGAGGAGATAGATTTTTCCTCCGTATGAATATCGCAACCCAAAGAGCTAGAGTGCTTGAGGGGCTAAAACGCTTACAAAATGGCATAAATTTATACACTTCAAAAAGATAAATTGAGTAAATTTGGCTGGGTGGCTTTGAAATTTAAGCTACCCTTGCCTAATTAATACAGCTCGGGGCATTTTTGAAACAGTGAACATTGCCCCAACATTTTTAAATATCAAATCAAGTTTTGCTAATAAATTTAAAGACAAAATGGCCTACACTAGTTTTTATTTGCTTGCTTAAATTTAAGTATATAACCTCTCTCAATCACGATATAGTAGATTAAAGCGAGCAATTTGTACCTTTTTGAAGTGATAAATTCTATACCCATGGCTTATAAAATTTAGCAGTGGTTTAAAATTTTCAACAAAGCAGAAATTTGAAGTTAAGATAGCTTATGCTGGTTTTAATTTTAAGAGAAATTGTTTGCTAAAACAAAATTTTGAGCCATTTTTGATGTTACACTTTCTTTTAAAACAAGATAGTTTTTGCTGATAAATTTGATGATTTTAAAAATTTAGATAAAAGTAGAAATTTAAAGGCGGGAAACCCCGCCAGATATTATTTGTGAAGTTCTTTTGTGTAAAACTCGACTGAGCCAAGGCCCTCTTTTTGCGCCCACTCGTAAGCTTGGCTTACAAATTCCCAGTTTATGTTCTCATAAAATGTCTCTAGATATTTTGGGCGAGCGTTGAAGTTGTCGATGTAGTAAGCGTGTTCCCAAACATCAACGACTAAAAGTGGCACTTTGCCGTCACTCACTGGAGTTTTTGCATTGCTAGTTTGTACGATCTCTAGCTTTTTGCTGCTTGGATCAAATACAAGCCACGCCCAGCCTGAGCCAAAAAGCGTTGTAGCTGCTTTTAAAAATTCCTCTTTAAAATTAGCAAAATTTGCTTCGATTGCAGCTTTTAGCTCGCTTGACATCTCACTTTTTTTAGCGATGCAGTCCCAGTAAAAGTCGTGGTTATAAACTTGAGCGACATTGTTGTAAAGCCCACCTTCGCTATTTGTTAGAATTTCATAAAAAGATGCGTTGGCAAATTTTGTATCTTTTATAAGATTGTTTAAATTTGCTACGTAAGTTGCATGATGCTTGCCGTAGTGGTATTCACAGGTTTTTGCGCTAACTACTGCATTACTATTTGCATCAAATGGAAGTTTTCTAAGTTCAAACATAATAATTCCTTAATAATAAAATTTGTTGTTTCGTATTATAGCCATAAAAAATTAATAAATAAAAATCTTTTAAATTTAGCCATAAAATATAGGCTAAATTTAAGCAAGACTAAACTTACATTTTTTTGGCTGACTTTTAAACTTATAGAAAAGAAAAATTTAGAGCAAAATACCCCATACATTTGTTTAAATGGACTCAAAAATTTATTAAAAGTAAAAATAAAATAAATTTTATGTGTAAAAAAGTAACAAATATACTTTAAAAGTTTAGTTATCGAAAAATTATAAAAATTTTTAAAAATATAAATTAGCTTTTAAGAGCACATTTGTTACTAAAATACACATATAAAAATAAATAGCTGTGAATTTACGAAACAAAATTTCTAAAATTTTATTTTTGAAATTTATAATGCGTTTAACAAAACCATTACAAAGGATAAAAGATGAAATTCTTACAAGCTTTACTTTTTACTTGTGCCATCAGTGGCTTAGCATTTGGTGCAGACAAGGTCTATACGATCAAATTTGCTCACGTTGTTGCAGCTTCTACACCAAAAGGCAAGGCAGCTGACTTTTTTGCTAAACGTGCTGAGGAGCTAAGTGGCGGTAAATTAAAAGTTCAAGTCTTCCCATCAGCTCAGCTACTTGATGATGATAGAGTTTTTGGCGCGCTAAAACTTGGCAATGTTCAAATGGCAGCTCCAAGTTTTTCAAAATTTACGCCTATTGTGCCGCAGTTTCAGCTATTTGACCTGCCTTTCATCTTTAAAGATGCAGACCACCTTCATAAGGTTCAAGACGGTGCAGTTGGCGAGGAGCTAAAAGCGCTTGTGACTAAGAAGGGCTTTGTGGCGCTTGATTACTGGGATGCTGGATTTAAGCATTTTAGCTCAAGCAAAAAGCCGGTTCTTGTGCCAGAAGATGCAAAAGGACAAAAATTTAGAATCCAAAGCTCAAAGGTGCTTGAAGAACAAATTAAAGTAGTTGGTGGCAACCCACAAGTTCTGCCATTTTCAGAGGTTTATTCTGCACTTCAACAAGGCGTAGTTGATGCGACAGAAAACCCACTTTCAAATTTCTATAACTCAAAATTTCACGAAGTTCAAAGCTCACTTACGCTTTCAAGTCACGGATATTTGGGTTATTTAGTCGTTATGAGCGATAAATTTTGGAACAAACTACCAGATGATCTAAAAGCAAATATAAAACAAGCTCTAAGCGAAGCTACAGCTTACGAGAGAGAAGAGACAGCTAAAGAGGACGCTCACGTTATAGCAGAGCTTGAAAAATATATAGCAGATACTAAAAAGCTAGAAATTTTCAAGATCGATGACGCACAAAAAGCTGAGTGGGAGAAGACTATGCAGGCTATCTACCCTAAATTTTACGATGTCATCGGCAAAGAGCTTATAGAAAAAACAATCGAGACAAAATAATGAAAAATTTCATTAACGCTCTTGATATATTGATAGTCTCGCTCAATAAGACTATCGCCGTTTTAGGGCTAGCTAGTGGAACGCTACTAGCCTTTGCCAACGTCGTGGCCAGATACTTTTTCGACAAAAGCTGGTCATGGGCGAGCGAGCTATCAAACTACTTGTTTATTTGGTCGGCTTTTTTTGCCGCAGCGTATGGCTTTAACAAGGGCATCCACGTAAGCGTAACTATCTTGGTGGAAAAATTTCCACCAGCCCTTGCAAAAGCGTGTTTAATCTTTTCTCATGTACTAACTACTGTGTTTTTGTTATTTATCGCAGTCTATTCGATTGATTATCTACAAATTCTTCACGAGATCGAGCAGATGATAATAGACCTTGGCATACCACAATGGGTACCTATGGTAGTACTTCCAATAGCCTTCGTTACAGCTAGCTACCGCTCAATCGAAAAAGCCATAAAAGTAGCTCTAACGCCTGCTGAAAATGTCGTAAGCAACGAAGCACATGAGCTAGCTCATGGTAGCGTAGTCAAAGATTAAGGAGAAAAAGATGACAATAGCATTTTTATTTATCCTACTTTTTGCACTAATGCTAATAGGCGTGCCTGTAGCTGTTTCGCTGGGAACTAGCACCGTTTTAACGATGATATTTTTTACAGACATAGACATCGCTACGATCCCACAGCTTATATTTGATGGTATCAATAAATTTTCGCTAATGGCGATACCGATGTTTATCTTGGCCGGAAATTTACTAAGTAAAGGCGGTTCAGCAAGACGTATCATCGACTTTGCAAAGTCTATGGTCGGACACTTACCAGGTGGTTTGCCTATGAGTGCGATATTTGCCTGCATCATCTTTGCAGCGGTATCTGGAAGCTCGCCTGCGACGGTTGTAGCTATTGGCTCGATTATGTTTGCAGCAATAAAAGAGGCTGGCTATCCAAAAGAGTACGCAGTTGGCGGCATAACAACGGCCGGCTCACTTGGAATTTTGATCCCGCCTTCAGTTGTTATGATAGTTTATGGCGTAACTGCTGAGGTTAGTATCGGTAAGCTTTTTATGGCAGGCGTTGTACCTGGTCTTATACTCGGCGCTTTTATGCTTGTTCAAACTTATGTTGGCGCAAAAAAGCTTGGCTTTAAAGCGACTAAGGCTGAGCCATTTAAAGTAAGAGTACGGAAATTTGCCAAAGCATTTTGGGCGCTTTTAATCGTTGTCGTGGTCATCGGCGGAATTTATGGAGGAATTTTTACTCCAACTGAAGCTGCTGCGGCAAGTGCGGTCTATGCGCTATTTATCTCACTTTTTATCTATAGGGATATAAAGATAAAAGATCTTTGGGATATC comes from Campylobacter concisus and encodes:
- a CDS encoding DctP family TRAP transporter solute-binding subunit, producing MKFLQALLFTCAISGLAFGADKVYTIKFAHVVAASTPKGKAADFFAKRAEELSGGKLKVQVFPSAQLLDDDRVFGALKLGNVQMAAPSFSKFTPIVPQFQLFDLPFIFKDADHLHKVQDGAVGEELKALVTKKGFVALDYWDAGFKHFSSSKKPVLVPEDAKGQKFRIQSSKVLEEQIKVVGGNPQVLPFSEVYSALQQGVVDATENPLSNFYNSKFHEVQSSLTLSSHGYLGYLVVMSDKFWNKLPDDLKANIKQALSEATAYEREETAKEDAHVIAELEKYIADTKKLEIFKIDDAQKAEWEKTMQAIYPKFYDVIGKELIEKTIETK
- a CDS encoding TRAP transporter large permease; amino-acid sequence: MTIAFLFILLFALMLIGVPVAVSLGTSTVLTMIFFTDIDIATIPQLIFDGINKFSLMAIPMFILAGNLLSKGGSARRIIDFAKSMVGHLPGGLPMSAIFACIIFAAVSGSSPATVVAIGSIMFAAIKEAGYPKEYAVGGITTAGSLGILIPPSVVMIVYGVTAEVSIGKLFMAGVVPGLILGAFMLVQTYVGAKKLGFKATKAEPFKVRVRKFAKAFWALLIVVVVIGGIYGGIFTPTEAAAASAVYALFISLFIYRDIKIKDLWDICLDSALTTAMIFFIIANAVVFAYLLTSEQIPQAIASMILDANIGMIGFLIFVNILLFIMGQFMEPSSVIMIMVPLLLPISTQLGIDPIHFGIILVVNMEIGMVTPPVGLNLFVASGLTNMNLKEVIMACLPWTLTLFFGLILVTYIPQISLWLPNIMYGH
- a CDS encoding DIP1984 family protein, producing MKLAQALILRADTQKRLEQLKGRLLDNAKMQENERPSEDPKLLLKELDRLSDELFRLILAINLTNSSAKFENVSLTEMIAKKDTLSQKASVLRDFAKSASQKVDLYSNSEIKILSSVDVAMLQKQIDELSKEIRELDMKLQEANWQVDLVE
- a CDS encoding MalY/PatB family protein, encoding MKYDFDTLISRDGTNSSKWRMKNDVLPMWVADMDFKAAPEILNALQKRLDNGVFGYSFIPKEWNEAIKGWWKRRHDVSFENEWMCFCTGVIPAISTAIRRFSNPGDQILVQAPVYHVFFNCIKNNGREILSNYLVYKNGSYEIDFEDLEAKLAQPLTTMMLLCNPHNPIGKIWDKETLKKIGELCYKHDVLVISDEIHCDITDPGLSYVPFISVSEECKNNSITCISPTKAFNIAGLQSSAIVTPNEQIRARINAAVNYDEIGEANAFAITATIAAFNDSQTWLDELRNYLFENKKIVINFIKEQNLPVKLLSSNATYLLWLDCSAFCEDSSDFMNFLRDKAGLWLNDGNAYRGDRFFLRMNIATQRARVLEGLKRLQNGINLYTSKR
- the sodB gene encoding superoxide dismutase [Fe], translating into MFELRKLPFDANSNAVVSAKTCEYHYGKHHATYVANLNNLIKDTKFANASFYEILTNSEGGLYNNVAQVYNHDFYWDCIAKKSEMSSELKAAIEANFANFKEEFLKAATTLFGSGWAWLVFDPSSKKLEIVQTSNAKTPVSDGKVPLLVVDVWEHAYYIDNFNARPKYLETFYENINWEFVSQAYEWAQKEGLGSVEFYTKELHK
- a CDS encoding TRAP transporter small permease produces the protein MKNFINALDILIVSLNKTIAVLGLASGTLLAFANVVARYFFDKSWSWASELSNYLFIWSAFFAAAYGFNKGIHVSVTILVEKFPPALAKACLIFSHVLTTVFLLFIAVYSIDYLQILHEIEQMIIDLGIPQWVPMVVLPIAFVTASYRSIEKAIKVALTPAENVVSNEAHELAHGSVVKD